From Camelina sativa cultivar DH55 chromosome 7, Cs, whole genome shotgun sequence, one genomic window encodes:
- the LOC104704735 gene encoding endonuclease 2: IAAKAVKELLPESAEGDLSSLCLWADRVKFRYHWSSPLHYINTPDVCSYQYNRDCKDEDGEKGRCVAGAIYNYTTQLLSYNTAASSKSQYNLTEALLFVSHFMGDIHQPLHVGYASDKGGNTIEVHWYRRKANLHHIWDSSIIETAEADLYNSELEGMVDAIKKKISRYFGLFSTCLLQGVSDIFY, from the exons ATCGCAGCAAAGGCGGTGAAAGAGCTGTTACCTGAATCTGCAGAAGGGGATTTGTCGAGCTTGTGTCTATGGGCTGATCGTGTCAAGTTTAGATACCACTGGTCTTCTCCTCTTCACTACATCAACACTCCTGATGTATGTTCCTACCAATACAATA GGGACTGCAAGgatgaagatggagagaaaGGAAGATGTGTTGCAGGAGCCATTTACAATTACACCACACAGCTTCTTTCCTACAACACTGCAGCTTCGTCTAAGTCACAAT ACAACTTAACCGAGGCCCTGCTCTTCGTGTCTCATTTCATGGGTGATATCCATCAG CCTCTACATGTTGGTTATGCTTCAGACAAAGGAGGGAACACCATCGAAGTGCATTGGTACAGGAGAAAAGCTAACCTCCACCAT ATATGGGATTCCAGCATAATAGAAACAGCTGAAGCTGATCTCTATAACTCTGAACTAGAAGGAATGGTGGAtgcaatcaaaaaaaaaatatcacggTACTTTGGACTGTTCTCTACCTGTTTGCTACAAGGTGTTTCTGacatattttactaa
- the LOC104701446 gene encoding universal stress protein A-like protein gives MAEEEKSVKKQVMVAIDESECSKRALKWTLEYLKDSIADSDIILFTAQPPLDLSCVYASSYGAAPIELIDSMKENHKNAGLNRLDQGVKICAEIGVTPRKVMEFGNPKEAICEAAEKLGVDLLVVGSNGKGAIQRTFLGSVSNYCVNHAKCPVLVVRNKA, from the exons atggcggaagaagagaaaagcGTGAAGAAGCAAGTGATGGTGGCGATTGACGAAAGCGAATGCAGTAAACGCGCTCTCAAATGGACGCTAGAGTATCTCAAAGATAGTATCGCCGATTCCGATATCATCCTCTTCACCGCTCAACCTCCACTTGATCTCAGCTGTGTTTATGCGTCCTCTTATGGAGCAGCTC CGATTGAGCTTATAGACTCGATGAAAGAGAATCATAAGAACGCTGGATTGAATCGGCTTGACCAAGGGGTCAAAATTTGTGCTGAGATTGGG GTTACTCCAAGAAAGGTGATGGAGTTTGGAAATCCTAAAGAAGCGATATGTGAAGCTGCTGAGAAGCTTGGTGTTGATTTGCTTGTTGTTGGAAGCAATGGTAAAGGAGCAATACAAAG GACTTTCCTTGGAAGTGTTAGCAATTACTGTGTTAACCATGCTAAGTGTCCAGTTCTTGTGGTGAGAAATAAGGCTTGA
- the LOC104704736 gene encoding uncharacterized protein LOC104704736, giving the protein MGNIGRRNEMPQQLILEVEVFNVWGIYFMGPFNPPSNGNMYILVAVDYVSKWVEAIASPTNDHKVVMKMKHGVKHKVATAYHPQTIGQVEDWAFKLDDALWAYRTTYKTPIGRTPFQLLYGKNCHLPVEVEYKAIWATKLLNLDIKTTQERRVMDLHELDEIRLEAYDNSKIYKERTKAFHDKKIQCKDLRAGDKVLLFNSKLRLFPRKLKSRWSGPFAIKEVMPYEAVTLLGKDGTEFTVNGQRMKK; this is encoded by the exons ATGGGCAACATCGgtaggaggaatgaaatgcctcaACAGCTGATCTTAGAAGTCGAAGTTTTCAACGTTTGGGGAATAtatttcatgggacctttcaacccaCCCTCGAATGGAAACATGTACATCCTGGTGGCCGTCGACTATGTCTCAAAATGGGTGGAAGCAATCGCCAGCCCGACAAATGATCACAAGGTCGTAATGAAGAT GAAGCACGGAGTCAAGCATAAAGTCGCAACAGCTTACCACCCACAAACCATCGGACAAGTGGAG GATTGGGCATTCAAGCTAGATGATGCGTTATGGGCCTACAGAACAACCTACAAAACGCCGATTGGGCGAACACCTTTCCAGCTTCTTTATGGAAAAAACTGTCACCTGCCAGTTGAGGTAGAATATAAAGCAATCTGGGCGACCAAACTCCTGAATTTGGACATAAAAACTACTCAAGAAAGAAGAGTAATGGATCTCCACGAACTTGATGAAATACGGTTGGAGGCTTATGATAATTCGAAGATCTATAAGGAACGAACCAAAGCCTTTCATGACAAAAAGATCCAATGCAAGGATTTAAGAGCTGGAGACAAAGTCCTTCTATTCAACTCGAAGCTTCGACTGTTTCCCAGGAAGCTCAAGTCAAGATGGTCAGGACCCTTCGCAATTAAAGAAGTTATGCCCTATGAGGCAGTGACTTTACTCGGGAAGGATGGAACTGAGTTTACCGTTAATGGGCAGAGAATGAAGAAATAA